One window from the genome of Methyloradius palustris encodes:
- the glnE gene encoding bifunctional [glutamate--ammonia ligase]-adenylyl-L-tyrosine phosphorylase/[glutamate--ammonia-ligase] adenylyltransferase → MHTLSEILENDGQPGSDEALLKHAVDCSPFIKRLMAGDAALVKDILANMHQPLTESDMRSRLDAFEISDEAVLKKALRKLRQQTLLRLIVRDLNGLADLHEVMQTMTTLAEVTVNVALQHHSTWLEAIYGEPLGLSGKKQTLIVVGMGKLGGGELNVSSDIDLIYAYEEDGETRKLTEDGKKDEGKTLSNNDYFTRLSKKLIAALDEITEDGFVFRVDMRLRPYGSEGPLASSFAMLEDYYQKLGREWERYAWIKGRVIAGPAESLAKLLRPFVYRKYLDYSAFASMRDLKIQIQRDVDRRDLNDNIKLGRGGIREIEFIAQVFQLIRGGQDYTLQIRPTMQVLGVLANKSLIDQAVAVELQQAYIFLRNLEHRLQYVNDAQTHDLPTTAVNQGVIAIAMNEPDWPSLYTKLEAIRAFVSGQFSEVFAVQQSVDIVTDGDIEQLAKLWKGQLDEAQMILKLGDLAYSAPDEASAIITSFRTSNKIQHLPDISSKRLDELMPAVIELCGQRPNSNETLNRMILLLETVCRRASYLAFFTEYPHVLKRVVTLVSASPWLAGYLTQHPILLDSLLGSNPYVDQSIAEQEAALMAKMQSLDGDTEQQMNALREFQQACLFSLACEDVINHIPLQKLSGLLSDLADMVLRVVMKVIWPNIKGKHCEVPNFAVIAYGKHGGRELGYSSDLDLVFLYEDDHPEAREIYVKFGMRIISWLNTITSSGLLYEVDMQLRPDGSSGLLVSSIESFANYQRERAWVWEHQAITRARFAAGSSTVGDAFESIRLEILTRPRALQPLRDEITQMRQKMKKAHHYVAGRFDVKHGLGGMIDIEFIVQYLILAYAHNNPKLCENRANIHILRLSSVLGLIPPELGMQAADAYHELRRQQHAMRLQGYADAWAPEESLAEQSTTIRKLWRKVFYEPLDSVNT, encoded by the coding sequence ATGCATACACTCAGCGAAATATTGGAAAACGACGGCCAGCCAGGCAGCGATGAAGCCTTGCTGAAACATGCTGTTGACTGCAGCCCTTTTATCAAGCGATTGATGGCTGGCGATGCGGCATTGGTAAAAGATATTCTGGCTAATATGCACCAGCCACTGACTGAGTCTGATATGCGGTCGCGGCTGGATGCATTTGAAATTTCCGATGAAGCCGTGCTCAAAAAAGCATTGCGCAAACTACGCCAGCAAACCTTGTTGCGCCTGATTGTGCGTGATCTAAATGGCTTGGCAGATTTGCATGAAGTGATGCAGACCATGACTACGCTGGCTGAAGTAACGGTTAATGTCGCGCTACAACACCATTCAACTTGGCTCGAAGCAATCTATGGTGAACCGCTTGGTTTAAGCGGCAAGAAGCAAACGCTGATTGTGGTGGGTATGGGTAAATTGGGCGGCGGCGAGCTTAATGTGTCGTCCGATATTGACCTGATTTATGCCTATGAAGAAGACGGCGAAACGCGAAAGCTGACAGAGGATGGTAAAAAAGACGAAGGCAAGACGCTAAGCAATAACGATTATTTCACGCGCTTATCCAAAAAGCTGATTGCGGCGCTGGATGAGATTACCGAGGATGGTTTTGTCTTTAGAGTAGATATGCGGCTGCGGCCTTATGGCTCTGAAGGGCCATTGGCATCGAGCTTTGCCATGCTTGAAGATTACTACCAAAAGCTAGGTCGGGAGTGGGAGCGGTATGCCTGGATCAAGGGCAGGGTGATCGCAGGGCCGGCGGAAAGCCTGGCTAAACTGCTACGCCCATTCGTCTATCGCAAATACCTCGATTACAGCGCATTTGCCTCTATGCGCGATTTGAAAATACAGATTCAGCGCGATGTTGACCGACGTGACCTGAATGACAATATCAAGCTTGGTCGTGGTGGTATCCGCGAGATCGAATTTATCGCCCAGGTGTTCCAGCTGATTCGCGGTGGGCAGGATTACACCTTGCAGATTCGGCCTACCATGCAGGTGTTGGGTGTGCTCGCCAATAAATCATTGATCGACCAAGCCGTTGCCGTAGAGTTACAGCAGGCTTATATATTCTTGCGCAACCTGGAACACAGGCTGCAATACGTGAATGATGCGCAAACCCACGATTTGCCGACTACCGCCGTGAATCAAGGTGTTATTGCTATTGCGATGAATGAACCTGACTGGCCTAGCCTTTACACAAAGCTTGAAGCTATTCGCGCTTTTGTTTCTGGGCAGTTCTCTGAAGTATTTGCGGTGCAGCAAAGCGTCGACATCGTCACTGATGGGGATATTGAGCAATTAGCCAAACTATGGAAAGGCCAACTTGATGAAGCCCAGATGATTTTGAAGCTGGGCGATTTGGCCTACTCAGCGCCTGATGAAGCTTCAGCGATTATTACTTCGTTCCGCACCAGTAACAAAATTCAGCATTTGCCAGATATTAGTAGCAAGCGCTTGGATGAATTGATGCCTGCGGTGATTGAGCTATGTGGCCAGCGCCCGAACTCCAATGAAACGCTCAATCGCATGATTCTGCTACTCGAAACTGTGTGCAGGCGTGCCAGTTACCTCGCTTTCTTTACTGAATACCCACATGTGTTAAAGCGTGTTGTCACATTGGTAAGCGCTAGCCCGTGGCTGGCTGGTTACCTTACCCAGCACCCGATATTGCTCGATAGTTTGCTCGGCTCCAATCCTTATGTGGATCAGAGCATAGCTGAGCAAGAGGCGGCTTTGATGGCCAAAATGCAGTCGCTTGATGGCGATACAGAACAGCAGATGAACGCGCTGCGTGAGTTTCAGCAAGCCTGTTTATTTTCACTGGCCTGTGAAGATGTGATCAATCATATTCCTCTACAAAAGTTATCCGGCTTATTGAGTGATTTGGCCGATATGGTGCTGCGTGTGGTCATGAAAGTGATCTGGCCGAACATCAAGGGTAAGCATTGCGAAGTGCCTAATTTCGCCGTTATTGCCTACGGTAAACATGGTGGTCGCGAACTTGGTTATTCGTCTGACCTCGATCTGGTGTTTTTATACGAAGATGACCACCCAGAAGCGCGCGAGATTTACGTTAAATTTGGCATGCGCATTATCTCCTGGCTGAATACCATCACTTCTTCAGGCTTGTTATATGAAGTCGATATGCAGTTGAGGCCAGATGGTAGTAGCGGTTTATTGGTTTCTTCAATTGAGAGTTTTGCCAATTACCAGCGCGAACGCGCCTGGGTATGGGAACACCAAGCTATTACGCGAGCAAGATTTGCGGCGGGTAGCAGCACGGTTGGCGATGCGTTTGAGAGTATAAGGCTAGAGATTCTTACTCGCCCACGGGCACTACAACCTTTGCGTGACGAAATTACCCAGATGCGGCAGAAAATGAAAAAAGCGCATCACTATGTGGCAGGCCGCTTTGATGTAAAGCATGGCCTGGGCGGCATGATTGATATTGAATTCATCGTGCAATACCTGATTCTTGCCTACGCACACAACAACCCCAAACTGTGCGAGAACCGCGCCAATATCCATATTCTGCGGCTTAGTTCTGTGCTTGGCTTGATTCCGCCTGAGCTTGGTATGCAGGCTGCTGATGCCTACCATGAATTAAGGCGTCAGCAGCATGCCATGCGTTTGCAAGGCTATGCTGACGCCTGGGCGCCAGAAGAGTCACTCGCCGAGCAATCTACGACGATTAGAAAACTCTGGCGCAAAGTATTTTATGAGCCGCTAGATAGCGTAAATACCTAA
- the mauJ gene encoding methylamine utilization protein MauJ: MTSPISTSTTNSISIPIEKMGPPGIVTHLHVVPVFQDDRKNDEKRFRDKTSRNFRVTARLAKSNESQPSINFNFEEGSGDSLFSIPENVAYLKVETFDGKFLFYPNSERRLSTVKFECTAQSAEEARRLFHRIVGPALDHLAYVANTPLHVVQISVVDELHQISSTDILCPYPLASLNQGLGKVYGLLVPVYAMYREAVNATSPFYKFFCFYKILEGLLKTLPGRLHTEAKIKNISLPPLKAKVPHYKDIPTDQKQYEGKSITRFFDEFLTNRFRNSIAHFISDEGSALNVNEVEEMERYSSVVHVADICCRELISHFEKCIEVLEKPHE; encoded by the coding sequence ATGACTAGCCCAATTTCAACGAGCACCACCAATTCCATATCGATTCCCATCGAAAAAATGGGGCCACCTGGAATTGTTACTCACCTACATGTAGTTCCAGTTTTTCAAGACGATAGGAAAAATGACGAAAAACGCTTTAGAGATAAAACCTCTAGAAACTTTCGAGTTACTGCTCGTCTCGCCAAAAGTAATGAATCTCAGCCAAGCATCAATTTCAACTTTGAGGAAGGCTCTGGGGACTCGCTATTTTCCATCCCAGAAAATGTTGCTTATCTAAAGGTCGAAACATTTGATGGAAAGTTTTTATTTTATCCAAACAGCGAAAGGCGCCTCTCGACAGTAAAGTTCGAATGTACTGCTCAATCTGCAGAAGAGGCTAGAAGACTATTTCACAGAATTGTGGGGCCAGCACTAGATCACTTGGCATACGTTGCAAATACTCCACTGCATGTAGTTCAGATTTCCGTTGTCGATGAATTACACCAAATTTCCTCGACAGACATACTATGCCCTTATCCACTAGCATCACTGAATCAAGGACTAGGGAAAGTATATGGTCTATTGGTGCCAGTTTACGCAATGTATCGAGAGGCTGTGAACGCTACGAGCCCTTTCTATAAGTTTTTTTGCTTCTATAAAATATTGGAAGGCTTACTGAAGACACTACCTGGAAGACTACATACAGAGGCGAAGATAAAAAATATTTCCCTACCACCCCTGAAAGCCAAAGTTCCCCACTACAAAGATATCCCAACTGACCAGAAACAGTACGAAGGTAAATCAATTACTCGATTCTTTGATGAGTTTCTCACCAACCGCTTCAGAAACTCAATAGCTCACTTTATTTCTGACGAAGGGTCAGCACTTAATGTGAATGAAGTTGAAGAAATGGAGCGATATTCATCTGTCGTACATGTTGCGGATATTTGCTGTAGAGAACTGATTTCTCATTTCGAGAAGTGTATTGAAGTACTTGAAAAACCTCACGAATAA
- a CDS encoding YfbM family protein, with protein sequence MSMIGYFAAVDEDTLSDLKSDSSLIEEYLYPNDGDDEPPNSMDVDKCWHAIHYMLTGQSLGGDEPYSLAVLGGEDLGEDLGYGPARFLTPEQVEDVAATLRTVDVDELASRYAPEEMELAEIYPGVIWVKDSENALEYVLENYERLVEFYSAAAERGDGMILWIA encoded by the coding sequence ATGAGCATGATCGGATATTTTGCTGCGGTCGATGAAGACACCTTAAGCGACCTCAAGAGCGACTCTAGCCTGATTGAGGAATATCTTTACCCAAATGATGGCGATGACGAGCCGCCTAACTCCATGGATGTGGACAAATGTTGGCATGCCATTCATTACATGCTGACGGGGCAATCGCTTGGTGGTGATGAACCCTACTCACTGGCGGTGCTTGGCGGCGAGGATCTTGGAGAAGACTTGGGCTATGGCCCTGCCCGCTTCCTGACACCTGAACAGGTTGAAGATGTTGCTGCAACGCTCAGGACAGTTGATGTAGATGAGCTTGCCAGCAGATATGCACCTGAAGAAATGGAACTGGCAGAGATTTACCCCGGCGTTATCTGGGTAAAAGATAGTGAAAATGCACTTGAATATGTGCTGGAAAACTACGAGCGTTTAGTAGAGTTTTATTCGGCTGCTGCCGAGCGCGGCGACGGCATGATTCTCTGGATAGCCTAG
- a CDS encoding putative bifunctional diguanylate cyclase/phosphodiesterase codes for MDLISQWLIPSQFMPHGHCYLWTPSLLWLYVISDSLIFLSYYTIPVAIVYFVRKRRDMQFTWIFWLFSLFIFACGTTHLISILTIWEPAYWLDATAKAFTAAFSAVTAVMLWRLIPTALKIPSTKQLADTVAQLEQQIQKRIKAELAIEDLNRNLERLVALRTEELTSTNTKLVDEIERRKQTEEELFSQKQLALVTLESIGDAVITTNMQSEVAYLNPVAEKMTGWNKQDAFGKPILEVFRILNESTRKLAPNPVDVVLAHGEVCGLANHTLLVSKSGKEFDIEDSAAPIRDQNGIMHGVVLVFHDVSETKKMAHKMTYLAEHDFLTDLPNRLLLTDRITQALNSAQRRHVKAALMFLDIDHFKKINDTLGHEIGDILLKQLSRRLQNCLRTSDTISRQGGDEFIILLPEIADDYAPAEIAEKLLAATLKSFAIDSHELNISLSIGIAIYPDDGSNAEMLTKNADTAMYHAKGAGRNNYQFFANEMTQRVAEQLSLENSLQKAISHQEFKLVYQPKVSLTTGKMIGVEALLRWQHPDWGLIAPDRFIPVAEDSGLIKRIGNWVLHEACSQNVAWQKMGLPPLPVAVNLSVVELRQPNFLQQVTRTLLQTGMEPHLLELEVTESIAIQGMADAIEWLNKLRNMGVKLSIDDFGTGYSSLSYLKRLPVDTIKIDKSFVRDITTDPYDAAIIKAIISMSHSLKLNVIAEGVETTEQLSFLQEHECDQMQGYLFSRPIPADEIVNLLTLEMAGKLPS; via the coding sequence ATGGATTTAATATCGCAATGGCTTATTCCAAGTCAGTTCATGCCGCATGGGCATTGTTATCTCTGGACGCCTTCACTACTCTGGCTTTACGTCATCTCTGACAGCCTGATTTTTCTTTCCTACTATACTATCCCTGTCGCTATTGTGTATTTTGTGCGCAAGCGGCGTGACATGCAGTTCACTTGGATATTTTGGCTATTTTCCTTATTCATATTCGCTTGTGGTACCACACACCTAATTTCTATTTTAACGATATGGGAGCCAGCTTATTGGCTAGACGCGACAGCAAAAGCATTTACTGCAGCCTTCTCAGCCGTAACTGCTGTGATGCTTTGGCGATTGATTCCAACTGCGCTCAAAATACCAAGTACCAAGCAATTAGCCGATACAGTTGCGCAGCTAGAACAGCAAATTCAAAAACGGATTAAAGCCGAACTCGCGATTGAAGACTTAAATCGCAATCTGGAGCGTTTGGTCGCCTTGCGTACTGAAGAGCTGACCTCTACAAACACTAAACTAGTTGATGAGATCGAGCGCCGTAAACAAACTGAAGAAGAGCTTTTCAGCCAGAAACAGTTAGCACTTGTCACGCTTGAGTCTATCGGTGATGCTGTCATCACCACCAATATGCAATCCGAAGTGGCTTACCTAAACCCTGTCGCAGAGAAGATGACGGGCTGGAATAAACAGGATGCCTTTGGCAAACCTATCCTTGAGGTATTTCGCATACTCAATGAAAGCACGCGTAAGCTTGCGCCAAACCCTGTGGATGTTGTGCTGGCGCATGGAGAGGTTTGTGGCCTAGCTAACCATACTTTGCTGGTCAGCAAGAGTGGTAAAGAGTTTGATATTGAAGACTCCGCCGCGCCTATTCGCGATCAGAATGGCATTATGCATGGCGTTGTGCTGGTGTTTCATGATGTCAGTGAAACCAAGAAAATGGCGCACAAAATGACCTATCTGGCCGAGCACGATTTCTTGACTGATCTGCCAAATCGCCTGTTGCTGACTGACCGTATTACACAGGCATTGAATTCTGCGCAACGCCGTCATGTAAAAGCGGCTTTGATGTTTCTTGATATTGACCATTTCAAGAAAATCAACGATACCCTGGGGCATGAAATCGGGGATATATTGCTCAAGCAGTTGAGTCGCCGATTACAAAACTGTTTGCGCACCAGCGATACCATTAGTCGCCAAGGCGGTGATGAGTTCATCATCTTGCTACCAGAGATTGCCGATGATTACGCGCCAGCCGAAATAGCTGAAAAATTATTAGCTGCAACCCTAAAAAGCTTTGCGATTGATAGCCATGAATTAAATATATCGCTCAGTATCGGGATTGCCATATACCCAGATGACGGCAGTAATGCAGAGATGCTGACCAAGAATGCAGATACCGCCATGTACCACGCCAAGGGTGCAGGCCGTAATAACTATCAGTTTTTTGCCAATGAAATGACACAGCGGGTGGCCGAGCAGTTATCACTGGAAAATAGCCTGCAAAAAGCCATATCCCACCAAGAATTCAAGTTGGTGTATCAGCCTAAGGTATCGCTCACGACAGGTAAAATGATTGGGGTAGAAGCCTTATTGCGCTGGCAACACCCAGACTGGGGCTTGATAGCGCCTGACCGGTTTATCCCCGTGGCGGAAGATAGTGGGTTGATTAAACGGATAGGTAATTGGGTGCTGCATGAAGCTTGCAGTCAAAATGTGGCTTGGCAAAAAATGGGCTTGCCACCTCTACCTGTCGCGGTGAATCTTTCCGTGGTTGAGCTGCGGCAGCCTAACTTTTTGCAGCAAGTGACACGTACATTGTTGCAGACAGGGATGGAACCCCATTTGCTGGAGCTGGAAGTGACCGAAAGTATCGCCATTCAAGGCATGGCCGACGCTATTGAATGGTTGAATAAGCTCAGGAATATGGGTGTGAAGCTCTCGATTGATGACTTTGGTACAGGCTATTCCAGCCTTTCATACTTAAAACGGCTACCTGTTGATACCATCAAGATCGATAAGAGTTTTGTGCGCGATATTACGACTGACCCATATGATGCCGCGATTATTAAGGCGATTATCAGCATGTCGCACAGTCTTAAATTGAATGTAATCGCCGAAGGCGTAGAAACTACCGAGCAGCTTTCATTCTTGCAAGAGCATGAATGCGACCAGATGCAGGGTTACCTGTTCAGTCGTCCAATCCCTGCGGATGAGATCGTCAATTTACTTACCCTTGAAATGGCTGGAAAGCTGCCGTCATAA
- the acs gene encoding acetate--CoA ligase, which translates to MSSIESVMTETRIFAPHEAFKQAATVSGIEAYENLCNLAEQDYTGFWADLANAEIDWHKPFTEILDESTPPFYRWFYDGELNASYNCLDRHLASRGDKTAIIFEADDGTSTHISYKALHQRVCRFANALKKQGVGLGDRVVIYLPMSVEAVVAMQACARIGAIHSVVFGGFSAKSLHERITDVGAKLVITADEGMRGGKAVALKSAVDESLTMGGCDAVEKVIVYRRTGGKTAWNESKDLWWHELEAVESDYCEPTWVNAEHPLFILYTSGSTGKPKGVQHSTAGYLLGAILSLKWVFDHKATDIFWCTADVGWITGHSYVAYGPLALGGTQVVFEGIPTYPDAGRFWQMIEKHKVSVFYTAPTAIRSLIKLGGNLPNNYDLSSLRLLGTVGEPINPEAWMWYHTVVGKERCPIADTWWQTETGSHMIAPLPGAIAAKPGSCTLPLPGIMADVVNEDGSAVSGTEGGLLVIKKPFPSLLRTIWNDPDRFQRTYFPNTLPGYYLAGDSAHRDADGYFWIMGRIDDVLNVSGHRLGTMEIESALVANPLVAEAAIVGKPHDIKGESIVAYVVLKGERPEGEAAKKIVADLRDWVAKEIGPIAKPDEIRFGDNLPKTRSGKIMRRLLRSLAKGEEITSDISTLDNPAILEQLKQPVS; encoded by the coding sequence ATGTCGTCAATTGAATCTGTAATGACCGAAACCCGCATCTTTGCCCCGCACGAGGCATTTAAACAGGCGGCAACTGTTTCTGGCATTGAGGCTTATGAAAACTTATGTAACCTCGCCGAGCAAGATTACACGGGCTTCTGGGCTGATTTAGCCAACGCAGAGATTGATTGGCACAAACCCTTCACTGAAATTTTAGACGAGTCCACACCACCCTTTTACCGCTGGTTTTATGATGGCGAATTAAACGCCTCATACAACTGTCTTGACCGCCACTTAGCCTCTCGCGGCGACAAAACCGCGATCATTTTTGAAGCGGATGATGGCACCTCTACTCATATCAGCTACAAAGCGCTGCACCAACGCGTATGTCGCTTTGCCAATGCGCTAAAAAAACAAGGCGTTGGCCTTGGTGATCGCGTGGTGATCTATCTGCCAATGAGCGTTGAAGCCGTTGTTGCCATGCAAGCGTGCGCCCGTATCGGCGCTATTCACTCAGTCGTATTCGGTGGATTTTCAGCCAAGAGCCTGCATGAGCGTATTACTGATGTAGGCGCAAAACTGGTGATTACCGCCGATGAAGGCATGCGTGGTGGCAAAGCCGTGGCCTTAAAATCTGCGGTGGATGAATCGCTTACTATGGGCGGCTGTGACGCTGTTGAAAAAGTCATCGTCTATCGCCGCACAGGCGGAAAAACCGCATGGAATGAATCAAAAGACCTCTGGTGGCATGAGCTGGAGGCCGTTGAATCAGATTACTGCGAACCAACCTGGGTCAACGCAGAGCATCCCTTATTCATTCTTTACACCTCAGGCTCCACTGGCAAACCAAAAGGCGTACAGCATTCCACAGCAGGCTATTTGCTAGGCGCCATCCTCAGCCTTAAATGGGTATTCGACCACAAAGCCACGGACATTTTCTGGTGCACAGCTGATGTAGGCTGGATCACAGGCCACAGCTATGTAGCTTACGGCCCATTGGCGCTGGGCGGCACACAAGTCGTGTTTGAAGGTATCCCCACTTACCCTGATGCTGGCCGCTTCTGGCAAATGATCGAGAAACACAAAGTCAGTGTGTTTTACACCGCGCCTACTGCCATTCGTTCACTCATCAAGCTGGGTGGCAATCTTCCGAATAACTATGATCTCAGCAGCCTGCGCCTGCTTGGCACAGTGGGCGAGCCTATCAACCCTGAAGCCTGGATGTGGTATCACACCGTGGTTGGCAAAGAACGTTGCCCGATTGCTGATACCTGGTGGCAAACCGAAACTGGCTCACACATGATCGCCCCACTGCCTGGCGCAATTGCCGCCAAACCTGGCTCATGCACATTGCCACTGCCTGGGATTATGGCCGATGTGGTGAATGAAGATGGCAGCGCTGTCAGTGGTACTGAAGGTGGATTGCTCGTCATTAAAAAACCATTCCCATCATTGCTGCGCACCATCTGGAATGACCCAGACCGTTTCCAACGCACCTACTTCCCCAACACCCTGCCCGGCTATTATCTAGCAGGCGATTCAGCCCACCGCGATGCCGATGGCTACTTCTGGATCATGGGCCGTATAGATGATGTGCTCAACGTATCAGGCCATCGCCTCGGCACCATGGAAATTGAATCAGCCCTCGTCGCCAATCCATTGGTTGCTGAAGCCGCCATTGTAGGAAAGCCGCATGACATCAAAGGCGAAAGCATCGTGGCGTATGTAGTGCTCAAAGGTGAACGCCCAGAAGGTGAAGCCGCCAAGAAAATCGTAGCTGATCTACGCGATTGGGTCGCCAAAGAAATTGGCCCCATTGCCAAACCAGATGAAATCAGGTTTGGCGACAACCTGCCTAAAACCCGCTCTGGCAAGATCATGCGCAGGTTGTTAAGAAGCTTGGCCAAGGGCGAGGAAATTACTTCCGATATTTCTACTCTTGATAACCCTGCGATTTTGGAACAATTAAAACAACCCGTTAGTTAA
- a CDS encoding peptide chain release factor 3 codes for MSTLQEEIQRRRTFAIISHPDAGKTTLTEKLLWFGGAIQMAGSVRARKSTKHATSDWMELEKQRGISVTSSVMQFPYREHIINLLDTPGHDDFSEDTYRTLTAVDSAVMVIDSVNGVEAQTIKLLNVCRMRDTPIITFINKLDRESRAPIELLDEIESTLGMQCAPITWPIGMGKSFRGVYHLYNDEISFFDPKAEKGTSETIKGLDNPRLDEVIGKQAEDLRIDIELVRGASNTFDSAAYLSGKQTPVFFGSAVNNFGVQSLLDAVVELSPAPLPRAAVSREVEPDEAKFSGFVFKIQANMDPKHRDRIAFVRVCGGRFERGMKIKQVSTNKLMAVNNAITFMAQDRNTTDEAYAGDIIGIPNHGTVKLGDTFSEGEDLKFTGIPSFAPEHFRRARLKNPLKMKQLQKGLQQLAEEGASQLFKPLLSNDLILGAVGTLQFDVVAHRLEHEYGVDIVFESFDCSTARWLRGSDADLKAISDKYGFNVALDGAEEYVYLAPNRVNLAMAQERYPDIQFLETREIF; via the coding sequence ATGAGCACCCTTCAAGAAGAAATCCAGCGCCGCCGTACCTTTGCCATTATTTCCCACCCTGACGCGGGTAAAACTACCCTCACCGAAAAACTGTTGTGGTTTGGGGGTGCAATTCAGATGGCAGGCTCGGTACGCGCCCGCAAATCCACCAAACACGCGACATCGGACTGGATGGAGCTGGAAAAGCAACGTGGTATTTCTGTTACATCATCCGTGATGCAGTTCCCCTACCGTGAACACATCATCAACCTGCTGGACACCCCAGGCCATGATGACTTCTCGGAAGATACTTATCGCACGCTAACTGCCGTGGATTCGGCAGTGATGGTGATTGACTCGGTAAACGGTGTTGAAGCGCAAACCATCAAGCTGCTGAATGTTTGCCGCATGCGCGATACACCCATCATCACCTTTATCAACAAGCTGGACCGCGAAAGCCGCGCGCCGATTGAGTTGCTGGATGAAATTGAATCTACGCTTGGTATGCAGTGCGCGCCAATTACCTGGCCTATCGGCATGGGTAAGAGTTTCCGTGGCGTGTATCACCTATATAACGACGAGATTTCTTTCTTTGACCCAAAGGCCGAAAAAGGCACTTCTGAAACCATTAAAGGCCTAGATAACCCGCGCCTTGATGAAGTGATCGGCAAACAGGCTGAAGACTTACGCATCGATATTGAGCTAGTGCGTGGCGCATCAAACACCTTTGATTCTGCGGCCTATTTATCAGGCAAACAAACACCTGTGTTTTTTGGCTCGGCCGTGAATAACTTTGGTGTGCAATCATTGCTGGACGCTGTAGTAGAGTTATCGCCTGCGCCTTTACCACGCGCTGCCGTTAGCCGTGAAGTAGAACCAGACGAGGCGAAATTCTCAGGCTTTGTGTTCAAGATACAAGCCAATATGGATCCGAAACACCGTGACCGCATTGCGTTTGTGCGTGTGTGTGGTGGCCGTTTTGAACGCGGCATGAAGATCAAGCAGGTTTCTACCAATAAACTGATGGCCGTGAATAACGCCATCACCTTCATGGCGCAAGACCGCAATACTACGGATGAAGCTTACGCTGGCGATATTATCGGCATCCCTAACCATGGCACAGTGAAGCTGGGCGACACATTTAGCGAGGGCGAAGACCTGAAATTTACTGGTATCCCATCATTCGCGCCGGAGCATTTCCGCCGTGCACGCCTGAAAAATCCATTGAAGATGAAGCAACTGCAAAAAGGCTTGCAACAACTGGCTGAAGAAGGCGCATCACAGTTATTCAAACCTCTACTAAGCAATGACCTGATTCTGGGCGCCGTGGGTACTTTGCAGTTTGATGTGGTAGCACACAGGCTGGAGCATGAATACGGCGTGGATATTGTGTTTGAAAGCTTTGACTGCTCAACCGCCCGCTGGCTGCGTGGCTCAGATGCTGACCTGAAAGCCATTTCAGATAAATATGGCTTTAACGTGGCGCTAGATGGTGCAGAAGAGTACGTGTATCTGGCACCTAACCGCGTCAACTTGGCTATGGCGCAAGAGCGTTACCCAGATATACAGTTCCTAGAAACACGCGAAATATTCTAG